A part of Citrifermentans bremense genomic DNA contains:
- a CDS encoding nickel-dependent hydrogenase large subunit — MATERIVIDPITRIEGHLRIELEAADGRISNAWACATQFRGIEKILEGRDPRDAWAFAQRICGVCTGVHAIASIRAVEDAIKCRIPESAELIRNLVSGMATLQDHVMHFYHLHALDWVDVMSALSADPAATSRLAATISPWPNNSATWFKEVQQRVATSAKGGLGIFASGYWGHPAYRLPPEANLMAVAHYLEALKWQREIIQLHTIFAGKNPHPNYLVGGMATSINLDNQLTINKVRLDQLGELIREARRFVDEVYYPDVMAIAGFYPEYASIGVSSPTMMAVGESAFSCSGTPAGKPVAAGLLMDGDYRTPRPFNPRMVAEFVSSAWYLYPEGDRQGLHPWQGRTDPNYTGPKPPYRQLSDQEKYTWCKAPRYDGRPVQVGPNARIMLAYAQGHPETVQLANRDLGQLKAGVEALNSTLGRTYCRALESVILAKRMEEWFAALNERVRSGDVSTFNADFWEPESWPKQAQGMGYLEAARGTLSHWVEIENGRISRYQCVVPSTWNSSGRDPNGLMGPYEQALAGDKKHPLVDPKRPVEVLRTIHSFDPCLSCAVHMLLPDGSGLEVKVR; from the coding sequence ATGGCAACAGAGCGAATCGTCATTGACCCGATAACCAGGATCGAGGGGCACCTGAGGATAGAGCTTGAGGCCGCGGATGGCAGGATCAGCAACGCCTGGGCCTGCGCCACCCAGTTTCGCGGCATCGAAAAGATCCTCGAAGGGCGGGACCCGCGCGACGCCTGGGCCTTCGCGCAGCGCATCTGCGGCGTCTGCACTGGCGTCCACGCCATCGCCTCGATCAGGGCGGTCGAGGACGCCATCAAATGCCGTATTCCCGAGTCGGCCGAACTGATCCGGAACCTGGTCTCGGGGATGGCGACCCTGCAGGACCACGTGATGCACTTCTACCACCTGCACGCGCTGGACTGGGTGGACGTGATGAGCGCCCTGTCCGCCGATCCCGCCGCAACCTCACGCCTGGCCGCAACCATCTCCCCCTGGCCCAACAACTCCGCCACCTGGTTCAAGGAGGTGCAGCAGCGGGTCGCGACTTCGGCCAAAGGCGGGCTCGGGATCTTCGCTTCCGGCTACTGGGGGCACCCGGCCTACCGGCTCCCTCCCGAGGCGAACCTGATGGCGGTCGCCCACTACCTGGAGGCGCTCAAGTGGCAGCGCGAGATCATCCAGCTCCACACAATCTTCGCGGGGAAAAATCCGCATCCCAACTACCTGGTGGGGGGGATGGCGACCTCGATAAATCTGGACAATCAGCTCACCATCAACAAGGTGCGGCTGGACCAGTTGGGGGAGCTGATCAGGGAGGCGCGCCGCTTCGTGGACGAGGTGTACTACCCTGACGTAATGGCCATCGCCGGCTTCTACCCCGAATACGCCTCCATCGGCGTTTCCTCCCCCACCATGATGGCGGTCGGGGAGAGCGCCTTTTCCTGTTCCGGCACGCCGGCGGGGAAGCCGGTCGCAGCCGGGCTCCTCATGGACGGCGATTACCGCACGCCACGCCCCTTCAATCCGAGGATGGTAGCCGAATTCGTCTCCTCAGCCTGGTACCTCTACCCCGAGGGGGACCGGCAGGGGCTGCACCCGTGGCAGGGAAGGACGGACCCGAACTACACTGGTCCGAAGCCCCCCTACCGTCAGCTGTCCGACCAGGAGAAGTACACCTGGTGCAAGGCGCCCCGCTACGACGGACGCCCCGTGCAGGTCGGCCCCAACGCGAGGATCATGCTGGCCTATGCGCAGGGGCACCCTGAAACCGTACAGCTGGCGAACCGCGACCTGGGTCAGCTCAAAGCCGGGGTGGAGGCGCTCAATTCCACGCTAGGGCGCACCTACTGCCGGGCGCTCGAATCGGTCATCCTCGCCAAACGGATGGAAGAGTGGTTCGCCGCCCTGAATGAGCGGGTCCGGTCGGGTGACGTCTCCACATTCAACGCGGACTTCTGGGAGCCGGAGAGCTGGCCCAAGCAGGCGCAGGGGATGGGATACCTGGAGGCCGCGCGCGGGACGCTGTCGCACTGGGTGGAGATAGAGAACGGCCGCATCTCCCGCTACCAGTGCGTGGTGCCGAGCACCTGGAACAGCTCGGGACGCGACCCCAACGGCCTGATGGGACCTTACGAACAGGCGCTGGCCGGAGACAAGAAGCATCCGCTGGTAGACCCCAAGCGCCCGGTCGAGGTGTTGCGGACCATACACTCCTTTGACCCGTGCCTGTCCTGCGCCGTGCACATGCTGCTACCGGACGGTTCGGGGCTCGAGGTGAAAGTGCGATGA